The Candidatus Neomarinimicrobiota bacterium genome window below encodes:
- a CDS encoding ribonuclease HII yields MNSKVMAGVDEAGRGPLAGPVVAAAVILNPLDIPGGLRDSKKLSEKRRGILAKDIRLKAKAIGVGIVHEQDIDRTNILKSTFEAMRRAVADLGLEPEEVQVDGNFTIPNLLIDQIAIVGGDDKVAEISAASIIAKTTRDAMLISYDVLFPEYGFKSHKGYGSAKHMEILRERGRTPIHRRSFRPVDTCPNENYKYFGLENNYGRMGEIIAGMFLIRNGYTLIAHSYHAGRGGEIDLIATLGDEIVFIEVKSFAGEADDTIALERVTPVKQKQIARIAEIYLRYREIEEAECRFDIITVNFSEPKPEIQHYPDAYLPL; encoded by the coding sequence GAATCCACTGGATATACCAGGGGGTTTGCGCGATTCTAAAAAGCTATCCGAAAAACGTCGGGGTATATTAGCCAAAGATATACGACTGAAAGCCAAAGCCATAGGAGTTGGTATTGTGCATGAACAGGATATCGATCGAACGAATATCCTGAAATCTACCTTTGAAGCCATGCGTCGGGCTGTGGCCGATCTGGGTCTTGAACCAGAGGAAGTCCAGGTCGATGGTAATTTTACCATTCCGAACCTGCTTATTGATCAAATAGCCATTGTTGGTGGTGATGACAAGGTGGCCGAGATAAGCGCAGCCAGCATCATAGCTAAAACGACGCGCGATGCCATGCTGATATCCTATGATGTCCTTTTCCCTGAGTACGGTTTCAAGTCCCACAAGGGCTATGGTTCAGCCAAACACATGGAGATTCTGCGGGAGCGAGGACGAACTCCTATCCATCGCAGGAGCTTTCGACCTGTGGATACGTGCCCCAATGAGAATTATAAATATTTTGGACTCGAAAACAACTATGGGCGCATGGGGGAGATCATTGCCGGAATGTTTCTGATCCGTAACGGCTATACATTGATCGCTCACAGCTACCATGCCGGTCGTGGTGGAGAAATAGATCTGATCGCAACTCTGGGTGATGAAATAGTATTTATTGAGGTCAAAAGCTTTGCCGGTGAAGCCGATGACACCATTGCTCTGGAACGCGTTACACCAGTAAAACAAAAGCAGATCGCCAGGATTGCTGAAATTTACCTCCGTTATCGTGAAATTGAAGAAGCCGAATGCCGGTTTGATATCATCACAGTAAACTTTTCAGAACCCAAACCTGAAATCCAGCACTATCCAGATGCCTATTTACCTTTATAA
- the ggt gene encoding gamma-glutamyltransferase, which yields RFKLNRRKITMKFLKTHILLIALLSQIFASQPAIYGENGVVVAHDLEACEAGIKILKAGGNAVDAAVAVTYALAVTHPQAGNLGGGGFMMIQMADGRKAALDYREMAPGAAHRDMFLDDSGKVAAGKSIQGGLAVGVPGTVAGMQLALDEYGSMRRSKVMKPAIHLAKKGFHIPYDLAYSFGWLNQAAADFDETRRIFCRNGDLYQPGDLFKQPDLAKTLKLIQKKGNSGFYEGAVAQALVKSSTEYGGTFTPEDLANYIPKLREPAVGNYRGFEVLSMPPPSSGGIALISMLNMLEHMSFDSIGWHSADHIHMLAEVEKRAYADRSVWLGDPDFFEVPTEKLLSSAYAYLRMKDYKPTSATPSDSIYPLNDSELANITTARHESEETTHFSVVDQWGNAVSVTTTLNWSFGSYVTVEGFGFLLNNEMDDFSAKPGTPNSFGLIGNEANAIQPKKRMLSSMTPTIVNKDGKVVLVLGSPGGSTIITSVLQVINNMVDYGMALQDAVNAPRFHHQWRPDVIQYGPRAISADTAELLRQMGYELKPRSAYGEVNAISKDRIFGGWVGAPDYRLASHGMAY from the coding sequence CGTTTCAAATTAAATAGAAGAAAGATCACCATGAAATTCCTGAAGACCCATATTCTCTTAATCGCACTGCTTTCACAGATATTTGCCTCACAGCCAGCTATTTACGGTGAAAACGGGGTCGTTGTAGCCCATGACCTGGAAGCTTGTGAGGCCGGGATTAAAATCCTCAAAGCCGGCGGGAATGCTGTTGATGCAGCAGTTGCTGTTACCTATGCGCTGGCTGTAACCCATCCTCAAGCCGGAAACCTGGGTGGGGGAGGCTTTATGATGATCCAGATGGCTGATGGTCGCAAAGCCGCTCTGGACTATCGGGAAATGGCTCCTGGCGCAGCTCATCGCGATATGTTTCTGGATGATAGTGGCAAAGTTGCTGCTGGTAAAAGTATTCAGGGTGGATTGGCGGTAGGAGTTCCTGGTACAGTTGCCGGAATGCAGTTAGCTCTGGATGAGTATGGCTCAATGCGCCGTTCTAAAGTAATGAAGCCCGCTATCCACCTGGCAAAGAAGGGTTTTCATATTCCCTATGATCTGGCCTATTCCTTTGGTTGGTTGAATCAAGCAGCTGCCGATTTTGATGAAACACGTCGTATTTTCTGTCGCAACGGTGATCTATATCAGCCAGGAGATCTCTTTAAGCAACCCGATTTGGCAAAAACCTTGAAATTGATCCAGAAAAAGGGCAATTCAGGTTTTTATGAGGGGGCAGTGGCTCAGGCATTGGTGAAAAGCAGTACAGAATACGGAGGAACCTTCACTCCAGAGGATCTGGCAAATTATATTCCAAAACTTAGAGAACCGGCTGTGGGAAACTATCGTGGATTTGAGGTCTTATCCATGCCACCGCCCAGTTCCGGCGGAATAGCCTTGATCTCCATGTTGAATATGCTTGAACACATGTCATTTGATTCAATCGGCTGGCATTCAGCCGATCATATTCACATGCTGGCTGAAGTTGAAAAAAGAGCCTACGCTGACCGCAGCGTCTGGTTGGGTGACCCCGATTTCTTTGAGGTTCCCACTGAGAAATTATTGTCCAGTGCCTATGCTTATCTACGGATGAAAGATTACAAACCAACATCAGCCACACCAAGTGATTCTATCTATCCCTTGAATGATAGTGAGTTAGCGAATATCACAACTGCAAGACACGAAAGTGAAGAGACCACTCATTTTTCAGTTGTGGATCAATGGGGGAATGCCGTTAGCGTGACCACAACCCTGAATTGGTCATTTGGTTCCTATGTCACGGTTGAGGGTTTCGGGTTTTTACTGAACAATGAGATGGATGATTTTAGTGCCAAACCGGGTACTCCAAATTCTTTTGGACTCATCGGTAATGAGGCCAACGCCATTCAACCCAAAAAGCGCATGCTTTCCAGTATGACTCCTACCATTGTGAATAAAGATGGCAAGGTGGTTCTGGTGCTCGGTTCGCCTGGTGGTTCAACAATTATCACCTCAGTGCTGCAGGTAATAAACAATATGGTAGACTATGGAATGGCGCTGCAAGATGCAGTTAATGCCCCTAGATTTCATCATCAATGGCGTCCGGATGTGATCCAGTATGGTCCCCGTGCCATCAGCGCAGATACTGCTGAATTACTCCGGCAGATGGGGTACGAGTTGAAACCCCGATCTGCCTATGGTGAAGTCAATGCCATTTCCAAAGATCGTATTTTTGGTGGTTGGGTCGGTGCACCAGATTACCGGCTGGCTTCTCATGGCATGGCCTATTAG
- the lepB gene encoding signal peptidase I: MSKKEKQAMKSKGGSAFRGLLHIIVSVLILRATVIEAYNVPTGSMETTIKIGDFILGNKFIYGIRTPDWIGIPWTNIGFSVPYYRLPGFEQPKTGDVVIFRYPNDRWPASQIGPLDPSLNYIKRCIAGPGQTLEIRDKDVFIDGIQFPLPEHGRASKLNLYDDEYQERMIFPQGFGNRDHFGPLYIPEAGDTLDFRRDNLDQAVNVISLEGHEVRPGIGGGLKVDGVTVDHYVCEQNHYFMMGDNRDNSHDSRYWGLVPESNIIGEAILTYLSWEQTEPNLLKRLFKIRPSRMFRLID, from the coding sequence TTGAGTAAAAAAGAAAAACAGGCTATGAAATCCAAAGGCGGGAGTGCTTTTCGTGGTCTTTTGCACATAATTGTATCAGTACTGATTCTTAGAGCAACGGTCATTGAAGCTTATAATGTTCCTACAGGTTCCATGGAAACCACTATTAAGATCGGTGACTTTATCCTGGGGAATAAATTTATATATGGAATTCGAACACCGGATTGGATCGGTATCCCCTGGACCAATATTGGCTTTTCAGTGCCTTACTATCGCTTACCCGGTTTTGAACAGCCCAAAACGGGTGATGTGGTCATCTTCCGGTATCCCAACGACCGTTGGCCAGCCAGCCAGATCGGACCTCTGGATCCCAGCCTTAACTATATCAAACGTTGTATTGCCGGTCCGGGACAGACTCTGGAGATCAGGGACAAGGATGTTTTTATCGATGGGATTCAATTTCCGCTTCCTGAACATGGTCGGGCTTCAAAACTAAATTTATACGATGATGAATATCAGGAAAGAATGATTTTCCCTCAAGGCTTTGGAAACCGAGATCATTTCGGACCTCTATATATTCCAGAAGCTGGTGACACCCTGGATTTCAGACGGGATAATCTGGATCAGGCTGTAAATGTCATTTCACTTGAAGGACATGAGGTCAGACCCGGTATTGGCGGTGGGCTAAAGGTTGATGGTGTCACAGTTGATCACTATGTTTGTGAACAAAACCATTATTTTATGATGGGGGACAACCGGGATAATTCGCATGATAGTCGTTACTGGGGGCTGGTTCCTGAGTCTAACATCATTGGAGAAGCCATCTTGACCTACCTTAGTTGGGAACAGACCGAACCTAACTTACTTAAACGACTCTTTAAAATTCGCCCGAGCCGTATGTTCAGATTAATTGATTAG